The following coding sequences are from one Epilithonimonas vandammei window:
- a CDS encoding DUF6660 family protein, with protein sequence MVLAVVPCNDIHAQSPNNSKDSYSTISNSEDSHSKDKGDICSPLCTCNCCQITVASFKSEPLPLQKKVTEYFSKKIHFQKNDFAYLVYDQIWQPPKI encoded by the coding sequence ATGGTGCTTGCCGTAGTGCCTTGTAATGATATCCATGCGCAGTCTCCAAATAATTCTAAAGATTCTTACAGTACTATCAGCAATTCTGAAGATTCTCATTCTAAAGACAAAGGAGATATTTGTTCTCCATTATGTACTTGTAACTGTTGTCAGATAACAGTAGCTTCTTTTAAAAGTGAACCTCTTCCACTTCAAAAAAAGGTCACTGAATATTTTTCAAAAAAGATTCATTTTCAGAAAAATGACTTTGCGTATTTGGTATACGACCAAATTTGGCAACCCCCCAAGATTTAG
- a CDS encoding class I SAM-dependent methyltransferase, whose protein sequence is MSLSDRKNHWEKIYNTKALEEVSWYQPTPETSLAFIKEFNVSKTAKIIDIGGGDSFFVDHLLDLGYQDITVLDISETALSKAKQRLGEKSNRVKWIVEDASTFKPTEQYDFWHDRAAFHFLTEDNEIESYIDTVKQNIKPTGILVIGSFSEQGPIKCSGIEIKQYSESSLESRFKEHFNKIECFTVDHRTPFNTNQNFVFCSFRRKR, encoded by the coding sequence ATGTCATTATCTGATAGAAAAAATCATTGGGAAAAAATATACAATACCAAAGCTTTGGAAGAAGTAAGCTGGTATCAGCCTACACCCGAAACGTCATTAGCATTTATTAAAGAATTCAATGTATCAAAAACGGCCAAAATAATTGATATTGGCGGAGGAGATAGTTTTTTTGTTGATCACTTGCTTGACTTGGGTTATCAGGACATTACAGTTTTAGACATATCAGAGACAGCACTTAGTAAAGCTAAGCAACGACTTGGCGAAAAGTCAAACCGTGTAAAATGGATAGTTGAAGATGCCAGTACATTTAAACCCACAGAACAATATGATTTTTGGCACGACAGGGCTGCTTTTCATTTTTTGACAGAGGATAATGAAATTGAAAGCTACATCGATACGGTTAAACAGAACATTAAACCAACAGGAATTTTGGTAATCGGGAGCTTTTCAGAACAAGGTCCGATAAAATGTAGTGGTATTGAAATCAAACAGTATTCTGAAAGTTCATTGGAAAGTCGCTTTAAGGAACATTTCAATAAAATAGAATGCTTTACCGTAGACCACAGAACACCTTTTAATACCAATCAGAACTTTGTGTTTTGCAGTTTTAGAAGAAAAAGATGA